One Rhizoctonia solani chromosome 1, complete sequence DNA window includes the following coding sequences:
- a CDS encoding alpha/beta hydrolase family protein, producing MSTTVPTVNPSLVPLPPTPESENQLRTESTFGAFPARVGHLVEQVLKVGRGFGENLDDDPVVEPEPTTLRPGNVTVECVVFPSYETKGELQEAVERFVDWLTALTVQKEVAHHLKGGSGKAKIILCGHSMGGLIAAEALLSIARSRPDKDTPLWPWIVGIIAFDTPYYGLHPSVFSNSASKAADYVSAAQQAFSAFNSFRPTSPKPTSQPTRAAIMAPPTVAQHSRSVSPWATWAPAVGGAIIAAGTAYWKRNEVAQYGAQVVGVGTWLRDHMQYIGNLWDEQASKRRVDAIMELVEDGGIAFHNYYTVIPPSRKYPSERTFIILPPKGSLVAQKKVFIPAHNALAADEIAAHIGMFEAQTNDGYYSLGLRAAESVCGSVAVGREMGAKWDNLIGAGGTAAKQAMHQEEERIGVKREEEVQKLDRGQVPPIEPIPRDGEGGVANEALRKVADSPPTQQDPQLG from the exons ATGTCCACCACCGTGCCTACAGTTAACCCAAGTCTGGTACCACTGCCTCCAACACCTGAGTCTGAAAATCAACTAA GGACTGAATCTACATTTGGTGCTTTCCCTGCGAGAGTAGGCCATCTCGTCGAGCAAGTTTTGAAAGTTGGAAGGGGCTTCGGAGAGAACCTAGACGATGATCCAGTAGTAGAGCCTGAGCCCACCACACTTCGTCCAGGGAATGTCACGGTGGAATGTGTGGTGTTCCCCTCGTATGAA ACTAAAGGAGAGCTT CAAGAGGCGGTCGAGCGATTTGTAGACTGGCTCACAGCTCTGACGGTCCAGAAAGAAGTGGCACATCACTTGAAAGGTGGCTCTGGGAAAGCCAAAATCATCCTATGTGGGCATAG TATGGGCGGACTTATAGCTGCCGAAGCACTGCTTTCAATTGCTCGATCGAGACCTGATAAAGATACACCTTTGTGGCCATGGATCGTTGGGATCATCGCTTTTGACACACCA TATTATGGGCTCCATCCTTCCGTTTTCAGTAACAGCGCTAGCAAGGCGGCAGACTATGTATCTGCTGCTCAGCAAGCCTTCTCCGCATTCAATTCATTCAGGCCCACCTCCCCAAAGCCTACGTCTCAACCCACACGGGCGGCGATAATGGCACCGCCCACTGTAGCTCAACATAGTAGATCAGTATCTCCGTGGGCCACATGGGCTCCAGCAGTAGGCGGCGCAATTATTGCTGCAGGGACCGCCTACTGGAAACGGAACGAGGTAGCACAATATGGTGCCCAGGTTGTTGGGGTTGGAACCTGGCTACGGGACCATATGCAATATATTGGGAATCTTTGGGATGAACAAGCGTCGAAACGACGAGTGGATGCGATTATGGAACTAGTCGAGGACGGTGGAATTGCATTCCACAA CTACTATACGGTGATCCCGCCAAGCAGAAAGTATCCTAGCGAGCGTACGTTCATTATCTTACCACCCAAAGGATCACTCGTTGCCCAGAAGAAAGTGTTTATTCCTGCCCACAATGCACTCGCCGCAGATGAAATTGCAGCTCATATAGGGATGTTTGAGGCCCAAACGAACGACGGGTATTACTCACTAGGGCTTCGAGCTGCCGAAAGTGTGTGTGGGTCTGTCGCTGTTGGTCGAGAGATGGGTGCGAAATGGGATAATTTGATTGGCGCTGGGGGTACCGCGGCCAAGCAAGCTATGCACCAAGAGGAAGAGCGTATAGGGGTGAAGAGGGAAGAGGAAGTGCAAAAGTTGGATAGAGGTCAGGTACCGCCTATAGAACCCATACCGCGCGACGGAGAAGGAGGTGTTGCAAACGAGGCGCTGAGGAAAGTGGCTGATAGTCCTCCGACACAACAGGACCCTCAGCTGGGTTAG
- a CDS encoding GNAT family acetyltransferase — translation MNIRRATPEDLPGMQACNLQNLPENYQMKYYMYHAMTWPQLSYVAEDHKGRIVGYIMAKMEEDRKEGEEPHGHVTSISVLRTYRRLGLAKKLMIQSQEAMATVYRAKHVSLHVRKSNRAAIGLYRDTLGFEVAGVEEKYYADGEDAYAMKLSLKYLN, via the exons ATGAATATCCGAAGAGCCACG CCAGAGGATTTGCCCGGAATGCAAGCATGTAACTTGCAAAATCTTCCCGAGAACTACCAGATGAAATATT ATATGTATCACGCCATGACATGGccgcagctatcctacgtcGCAGAAGACCACAAGGGCCGCATTGTTGGGTACATTATGGCCAAAAT GGAGGAGGATCGAAAAGAAGGCGAAGAGCCTCATGGACATGTCACTTCCATCTCCGTACTCAGGACATACAGGAGGCTAGGGCTTGCAAAGAAACTTATGATCCAATCCC AGGAGGCAATGGCCACCGTTTATCGTGCCAAGCACGTCTCGCTTCATGTCCGCAAATCCAACCGAGCCGCGATCGGCCTCTATCGCGACACTCTGGGTTTCGAAGTTGCGGGCGTGGAAGAAAAATACT ATGCGGACGGAGAGGATGCATATGCCATGAAATTATCTTTAAAATACTTGAATTAA
- a CDS encoding NADH dehydrogenase, which yields MSTTTTIRFVRSLAPCLASPRGPSASFQGTRFLHTTTLRRNSALTNILGDGPAPAVQVKSAGETGIELADGLILPGACIFLAGRVFLWDVPTPNDRWSNWKLEHFEIFDVIVPKPELLLLGTGKSAMLLPPKFREYLSKAGVQIDTMDTRNACSTYNLLAEEGRRVAAALLPIHPRSWERK from the exons ATgtcaaccaccaccaccataCGTTTTGTCCGGTCGCTCGCCCCGTGTCTAGCCAGCCCTCGGGGACCCTCCGCCTCATTTCAAGGGACTCGGTTTTTACATACAACAACTCTAAGACGAAACAGTGCCCTAACAAATATTCTGGGCGATGGTCCTGCTCCGGCTGTGCAGGTAAAGAGTGCAGGAGAGACGGGGATTGAACTGGCCGATG GTCTGATACTTCCGGGCGCATGCATCTTTCTCGCTGGTCGGGTGTTTTTATGGGATGTCCCGACACCAAATGACCGATGGAGCAACTGGAAACTCGAACATTTTGAGATATTCGACGTGATAGTCCCTAAGCCAG AATTACTACTACTGGGCACAGGCAAGTCGGCCATGCTGCTTCCACCGAAATTCCGAGAATACCTGAGCAAGGCAGGCGTGCAAATTGATACTATGGATACG CGAAATGCTTGTTCGACATATAATCTCCTCGCGGAAGAGGGTCGCCGAGTGGCTGCCGCTCTATTGCCGATTCACCCTCGTTCATGGGAAAGAAAATAG